AATAATATTTATTATATTACCGCCAACACTCTTCAAAAATCAGCGGATGACGGAAAAACTTGGGTGACAAAATCTTTGCCGAGCGGACAGATCCCGGTTGAATTATTAGTTGATCCGAACAATCCGAATATTTTATATTTGGGAGAAGTTCAAAAACCTAAAAAGTAACATTAATTATTTAAAACTATGAATATTATTGAATCTCACAAACAAGAATTTGAGAATATCGTCGAATTTTTTAAGAAAGATATTCAAGGCATCAGAACCAATCGCGCCACTCCGGACTTGGTTTCTCATGTTTTGGTTTCCGTTTATGGAGCAAAAACTCCGCTTGAACAATTAGCCAGTGTTAATGTTCCGGAACCGCGAACCATTGTTATCCAACCTTGGGACAAGAGCATTATTAAAGAAATTGAAAAAGCGTTAAGTTCGGTGGATTTGGGAGCGAGTCCGTCATCCAAAGAAGGAATTGTTCGCCTGGTTCTACCGGCTTTAAGTGAAGAAACGAGAAATAATTTGGTTAAAATTTTAAAAACCAAATTGGAACACTCTCATCAATCATTAAGGACAATTCGAGATTTAGTCAGAGAAAAAATCATTAAATCAGAAAGAGCGAAAGAAATGTCAGA
The nucleotide sequence above comes from Patescibacteria group bacterium. Encoded proteins:
- a CDS encoding ribosome-recycling factor, giving the protein MNIIESHKQEFENIVEFFKKDIQGIRTNRATPDLVSHVLVSVYGAKTPLEQLASVNVPEPRTIVIQPWDKSIIKEIEKALSSVDLGASPSSKEGIVRLVLPALSEETRNNLVKILKTKLEHSHQSLRTIRDLVREKIIKSERAKEMSEDDKFRLLEELDKFSVAKQEEMKLICERKEKEITSI